One stretch of Dokdonia sp. Hel_I_53 DNA includes these proteins:
- a CDS encoding ATP-binding cassette domain-containing protein, which translates to MLEDVSFSLKQGEILGMFGKNGSGKSTLLKILFGTLKATTLDLRINEIVIKQSSIIPQQHIGYLPQEHFLPKHLKVRDIIPLFYEGNDQDIIFRAPFIEKIASRKTGSLSLGELRYLELLLIANLPHPFLMLDEPFSMIEPLYKDKIKTLLLKLKEKKGMILTDHYYTDVLDISTKNLVIKDGVTNQVHTAEDLKDFGYLS; encoded by the coding sequence GTGCTAGAAGATGTTTCTTTCTCTTTGAAACAAGGTGAGATTTTAGGAATGTTTGGTAAAAACGGTTCTGGCAAATCAACCTTGCTTAAAATTTTATTCGGCACATTAAAAGCGACTACCTTAGACTTAAGAATTAATGAAATAGTCATTAAGCAGTCCTCCATAATTCCCCAGCAACATATCGGGTATTTACCACAAGAACACTTTCTACCTAAACATCTTAAAGTGCGTGACATCATTCCGCTATTTTATGAAGGCAATGACCAGGATATTATTTTTAGAGCGCCTTTTATTGAAAAAATTGCTTCCCGCAAAACAGGATCTCTTTCGCTCGGAGAATTACGTTATCTAGAGCTACTGCTCATTGCAAACCTACCTCATCCCTTCTTAATGCTAGACGAGCCTTTTTCTATGATTGAGCCTCTGTATAAAGATAAAATTAAGACATTGCTACTCAAACTTAAAGAGAAGAAAGGTATGATCCTCACCGATCATTATTATACAGATGTATTAGATATTTCTACTAAGAACCTTGTGATTAAAGATGGTGTGACTAACCAAGTACATACTGCAGAAGATCTAAAAGATTTTGGTTATTTAAGCTGA
- a CDS encoding NAD(P)H-dependent flavin oxidoreductase yields the protein MAPQKTSLQELLGITHPIIMAPMFLVSNVAMLKAGMENGIAACVPALNYRTIEELRAAITELKAAKVPGGAFGINLIVNKSNMKYPAQLEAACDLGVDFIITSLGSPQKVIEAAKPKGIKVLCDVTDLGYSKKVEAMGCDALVAVNNQAGGHRGNISPEKLIRELDENCAIPVISAGGVSTKAHLDKMMSYGAIGASIGSPFIASEEAPVSDEYKQACVDYGEKDIVMTQKISGTPCTVINTPYVQKIGTKQTWIEKILNKNKKLKKWVKAIRFAKGMRDTTKAAQGATYKTVWVAGPTIEETTAIEPVATIIKKFI from the coding sequence ATGGCACCACAAAAAACATCATTACAAGAACTTTTAGGTATCACACACCCTATCATTATGGCACCTATGTTTTTGGTTTCTAATGTAGCGATGCTTAAAGCGGGGATGGAGAATGGAATTGCAGCATGTGTGCCAGCACTTAATTACCGTACCATAGAAGAATTAAGAGCAGCGATAACTGAGTTAAAAGCCGCAAAAGTACCTGGAGGCGCTTTTGGAATTAATCTTATTGTCAATAAATCAAACATGAAGTACCCCGCACAGCTAGAAGCGGCTTGTGATCTTGGGGTAGACTTTATAATCACTTCCTTAGGTTCGCCACAAAAAGTAATTGAAGCGGCAAAACCTAAAGGGATTAAAGTACTTTGTGATGTTACAGATCTTGGTTACTCTAAGAAAGTGGAGGCTATGGGTTGTGACGCACTTGTGGCTGTAAACAACCAAGCAGGAGGTCATAGAGGAAATATATCTCCAGAGAAACTTATTCGAGAATTAGATGAAAACTGTGCTATCCCAGTAATTTCTGCGGGAGGAGTGAGTACAAAAGCTCATTTAGACAAAATGATGTCCTACGGAGCCATAGGAGCAAGTATAGGAAGTCCCTTTATTGCATCTGAAGAAGCACCGGTTTCTGACGAGTATAAACAAGCTTGTGTAGATTATGGTGAAAAAGATATTGTGATGACTCAAAAGATATCAGGTACTCCTTGTACTGTCATTAACACGCCTTACGTTCAAAAAATAGGAACAAAGCAAACGTGGATTGAGAAAATATTGAACAAGAATAAAAAACTTAAGAAGTGGGTTAAGGCCATTCGCTTTGCAAAAGGAATGCGTGACACCACAAAAGCAGCTCAGGGAGCGACGTATAAGACCGTTTGGGTAGCTGGGCCTACCATAGAAGAAACGACAGCTATAGAGCCAGTAGCAACGATCATTAAAAAATTTATTTAA